The genomic interval AATGCGGTTGCTACGAAGCCGTTTGTCGCTGGATGTTGTTGAACATGGCCCTGTACATGCAGCAACTGGTATCGGAGACGAATATAGATCTTGATGTAAGAAAAGGCGGAGATAACGAGAGAAACCAACATCATGGCAAGGTATATGGATTGAGGTACTCGATCTATAACAAAAACCGAGCCGAGAAacgcaaaattaaaaaacaaaaaagaaacaagagcCGCTTGGACCCGCCTTAATGTAACaacttgtctgtatctcagccctAAATACAGTGCGAGAAGTCTATCCACACTTATTGCAGTTGCTGTCAGGAGAGATAGTCCACACAAGAAGCACATGGAGGTTATCTGAATAACGACCGATACGCTGAAGTTGAAATATGATTCGTGGCTCAGAAGATTATATACGAACAGCGGTTGTGAAATGAGTCCAACGCAAAGATCAGTAAACGCCAGACATCGAAACATCAGTTTTGTTGGAGGAAAAATCGAAGATAccttacaaaaagaaattagGATCAGAAAATTGCCAAGCGATGCAGTGATGGAGAAAAATAGGTTTAGTACAACGAGAGCCGCAACCACCTCTACTTGTAGCAGGGAGGTTTCCAATGAAAAGTTTCCCTCCATAGCAGTTTTATTCGTCATTTTCCAAGAGCGGTGTTAAGCTGGTTTGAAGCAAAGAAGGCGCGTCTAAAGTCTTCCAAGCGTGACCGCCTCATCTGATTATACGAAATTAACAGCGGATCCTTTACACTGATCTTTTTCTTCGCCGCGTTAATGGATATTTTATTATGTCGAGTAAATCAGCGACGACGTATGGGTTTTTTTCTGATTGACTTTAAGAACTTTCAGCTTTTACTTCTGTAGGTTTGTCGGCGAAATTTCTTCTGTTCAATCAAGTGACAAATTGGCAAGTCACCTTGAAGTATGGTCGGTGATTAAAAGTATGTATTCAAGAGAGCAacgtcaaaagaaaaaagaaaaataacaaaacactaaaaagCCATCATTTTGATGTCAGCAAACGAACACGGTATTTCGTAAATTAAAGGTTTCCCTGAGGTAAAGATGTATACAGCTGTTTGTTGAAGTAGCAATCTTAGAtcctatttttgttttttgttttttgttttttatctttttatgttTGACTTTGTCATGTTTTGTGGGTCTGTCATGCCTTCCCGAGAACCTATGATGTTGAGACGGTTTGTCCTCAGCAAACGTTTGATTTCAAAATCCTTGGAACTTTGCATAACATTAATCCACATCTAGTTATTCTTTTCATTTCGGTTGATTTTTAAAACTACTTCTTAATTGAGTAGCAAACTGCAGAAGTGACCTTTTACGTCAGACATTATTTTTTATATGCAGTCGTTAAATTAAGCCATTTTCGAAAAAGTCATGCACTTACCGTTCTTTAGAGCCATTTTTATCTAATTCTTACCTCTTCATTCGACTTTTCAAGGTTTCAAATGTTTAGAGAATATTTCGTTAATCAAAtgtcttcttttattttttttatgagaaacAATTCCCAACTTATCAGTTCTTAGTGAAGGAAACCAACTCCAGCAAGCCACCATCATAATTTTTATTCTTTGGACATTTGCAATatttatgtgttttttttttgttggaacGCAGTGAACATCTTCCTACATTTTAAGCTCCTCGGTACCAGGAGCAGGTTGTCGTTcaaaaaaatcaagagtttctttataCATTTGACTTTAAAGTGCCTCAACGTTGTGTCGTTTTATATTCTTAAGACATGCTCCGAACCTAATTTGATCCTCATCCCTTGTGGGCAGATGGCTAAAAAATCAACTTTTGTCCTTCACTGCTTGTTTCGCCTCTCTGATCTTCCAGCAATAAAGATTGGGCTCACAGAGAATTTAAATTACCAAGGTTTAAGAAAACTCGCAAAACAATTACAGAAGTATTACCTGTAAATGTCAGGAGCTTCCTTTCAAATACGCGAAAGGAAAGATAGCGAGCAAATGATGCGAACAGTATCCATGTTTTAAGGGAAACTCTTAAGGCTGTTCTCTCTGTGGCCCTACAAACGCAATATTTGAAGGTAGAGACCAACATAAATCCTTGTATTAGAAAAGACGAGATAAACAGAGAGTACGATATTACGAGGTAATATCAATATGAGAACAAGATATCTGAATGtctatttgaaataaagaaggaaCCAACGAATTGAGGTTAAAAATTTAGGTGCTCAAGATAAATCCTCGAATCCACCTTTATTTGACAGCGATCGGCAATTCGTTTGATGGCATGTTTTAATGAACATCACTTTAGTTGTCAAACAGCCTTCTAACTTTGACTGTGACACCGCTTTTTTATTAAACAGcactttgattgttaaaaagcTATCTATCAAAATTTGCCAGAGGGTTCGATTTGGGTACAATTAGGCTTTCAAATATATGGCggcttttttgttatttctgtcaaaatttcgAAATGCACTGATGGAAAATCACCCTTACATATGTGCATGTGACGATTCCGATTCTTGCGTTTAATTTAGTAAGAGCAATTATGTAGGAAGCGTCACATGAACAAAGCTTCTTCTTTGACTCTCCGTCTATTCATAACTTAAAAATCTTTTAACTCACCTGTCACTTACACATTACATACATGTAAAACGCCCCGAGTTACATGCAAACCTCAATGAAGCAGCTTAAGAAAGATCGCAATTCTCTTAAAGAAAGCTACctgcctaaaaaaaaaagcttatgtAATTGTCATGAAAACTGTTTCACACCTTTCTCGGTGAGCCCCTTTTTTTGCATTACTAAGCCGCTATCGAAAAATTATAACGATCGATCGAAAAATACCCTGAATATCGAATTTGAGTCAAGCTGTGTCGATTTGCATTTAGTACGTAAAATGTtattaaaatgcaaatgaaagagcctgttttgtttttttgttagtttgtttggAGACTTTTTGTATTTAATAATCATCATGTTGGATAttctaatattaattttttggtccAGTTATACTTCTACAGTTGTCTTTATCCGTCGTTTATACGATATTAAAAACccaaattccaaatttttttaacgaaGATTTACACCCTGCACAACATTTTAAACACGTTCCACATTAAATTCTTTCCATTTGTTCGTTATTTCAGAATTTCGCTCTTTTTCATCCGCGCCATTATGTTTTAATTCTCCTATTTCAGTGAATGCTAAGGTGGAGGCTCGCTTAGTTGTTCAAGCCCTCCGTGTGAACACACTATCCAAGCTGACGTTCGCAGATTCCAAGAGGTTTGACTCCCTTGTTCGAGATATCTTCCCTGGTGTGGACTTCAAAGGCGTCGAGTATGCTGAATTGGCGGAGGCACTGAGAACCTCAGCTCAGGAATCCAACTTGATGGTCATGGAAACTCAGGTGATCATTGCCGAGAAGTACAGCTAACTATAAataaagggtaatttagtattatcaactgagttgataatataaattggccaccgtaaagagtttcaaagctgacgtttcgagcgtcagatcagcttttgaactctctACGGtatagccaatttacgttatcaactcagttgataatactaaacaccctgttacactctcccaccaacgcagcaccacggtttctttagaaatttaccccttCATTAACCATAAATACACTGGGCATGAGTGTAGTTACCTTTTGAAACAAACCTACATTAGTCAGATATTACAAGATGATCATTTCAAACTAATAGTTGATGTGAGGGGTGTACTTTAACATTGAGTCGAATAATTTTCACTTGAGCGTCGAAAGTAATCTCAGATTGCATTAGTCATGAAGACtcgcgccatcctctcaaccaatcagatacgaAACTGGAACCAATCGTGACTCGGTCACActtgttttcccgcgctacAGGCAGTTTGCGTGATTTTACTTTGTCGGAATTCTCGTTGTTTTTGTTCTGCTTGGCCGTTGTgcttactttggttttggtacTACAATATGCTATGGCGAATTGCTAATAAGAATGCAACAGAGAGCTGGAATATCGCTATATCTCCAGGCGTTTCTTAACACTAGGTGGTTATATTCATTTACCCAGGTGAAGAAAGCACTCGAGTTGTACGAGCAGCTTCGTCAGAGGATGGGTGTTGTGGTCATTGGTCCCTCGGGCTCAGGAAAAAGCACCATCTGGAAGCTGCTACGCCTTGCCCTTGGCAAAGTGGGCCAGACAGTGAAGCACTATACCATGAACCCGAAGGCGATGCCGCGAACTCAGGTTGGTTTTATGTCAAAGCGTAACTTGCTTTCAAACAGCATCGTTGCACTCTTAATCGTGGTTAACTAATCTTTGGTCCCCACTCTCCTTTTCCTACTTGTTCCCTTGCTTCCCCAATGCCTGGTACCCAATGCCTGATTAGGTAATCCCCGCTCTCCTTTACCTATTTGTTCCCTTGCTTCCCCAACGCCAGgctattttttaactttcacaAATCTGGTTGTTTTTATATAGGGAGGGAGATCTTGTTTAAGATTTAGATCTAGTACTTTGAC from Pocillopora verrucosa isolate sample1 chromosome 14, ASM3666991v2, whole genome shotgun sequence carries:
- the LOC136278169 gene encoding adenosine receptor A3-like, with the protein product MTNKTAMEGNFSLETSLLQVEVVAALVVLNLFFSITASLGNFLILISFCKVSSIFPPTKLMFRCLAFTDLCVGLISQPLFVYNLLSHESYFNFSVSVVIQITSMCFLCGLSLLTATAISVDRLLALYLGLRYRQVVTLRRVQAALVSFLFFNFAFLGSVFVIDRVPQSIYLAMMLVSLVISAFSYIKIYIRLRYQLLHVQGHVQQHPATNGFVATALNLARYKRTVSTIAWVQLGLFACYLPFSVYFMMFIKEPAVIPEMFEYTFLSLVYLNSSLNPILYCWKIRDVKQAMKDAIRQLCNCREPN